In the genome of Pseudorca crassidens isolate mPseCra1 chromosome 14, mPseCra1.hap1, whole genome shotgun sequence, one region contains:
- the LOC137206090 gene encoding splicing factor 3A subunit 2-like, with the protein MGQAMTTPLSLTLSHWTEGRARAHNFSVEVKKGKWQTLCASEWPTFQIGWPPEGSFLLDKIRLLKSKIFNIGPHGHPDQVPYVLVWEDLILSPPPWVRPFVSSTGTSAHTSAASEILALKKNPNTEKLPGAPDPPKAIYPDPQSDLLLLDSPPPYPPAPNPLPPRGPPAPLPSAPRGPSMMEEERVPQRALGAGGLSPRTPLPYLLENMAPPMAKGIDLSNIGPFPLQIFIIGKCITQLFPKIHRPLPL; encoded by the coding sequence atgggacaagctatgacgactcctctttcccttaccctaagccattggaccgaaggtcgggccagagcccataatttttcggtagaggtgaagaaaggaaagtggcagactttgtgtgcctctgaatggccaacatttcagataggatggccccctgaaggatcctttttattagacaagattaggttgctgaagtctaagatatttaatataggaccccacggacatccagaccaagtaccatatgtcttggtctgggaagatttaattctctccccacctccgtgggtccgaccctttgtttcctcaacaggtacgtccgcgcacacatcagcagcgtcggagatattagccctaaagaaaaaccccaacacggaaaAGCTACCCGGCGCCCCAGATCCACCGAAagcgatttatcctgacccgcagtccgatttgcttcttttggattccccacccccttatcctccggccccaaatcccctaccacctagaggtcccccagctccactgccctcggcaccaaggggaccatccatgatggaagaagaaagggtccCTCAgcgggcactaggagccggagggctatctccccggactccactgccctacctcttagagaatatggcccccccgatggccaagggaatagacctctccaatattggcccttttcctctgcagatctttataattggaaaatgcataacccaactttttccgaaaatccacaggcccttaccgctttaa